A stretch of Mesoplodon densirostris isolate mMesDen1 chromosome 7, mMesDen1 primary haplotype, whole genome shotgun sequence DNA encodes these proteins:
- the MADD gene encoding MAP kinase-activating death domain protein isoform X19, translating to MVQKKKSCPRLLDYLVIVGARHPSSDSVAQTPELLRRYPLEDHAEFPLPPDVVFFCQPEGCLSVRQRRMSLREDTSFVFTLTDKDTGVTRYGICVNFYRSFQKRMPKEKGEAGAGSRGKEGPHATCISEEVGTESSESGPSLQPPRADSTPDVNQSPRGKRRAKAESRSRNSTLTSLCVLSHYPFFSTFRECLYTLKRLVDCCSERLLGKKLGIPRGIQRDTMWRIFTGSLLVEEKSSALLHDLREIEAWIYRLLHSPVPVSGQKRVDIEVLPQELQQALTFALPDPSRFTLVDFPLHLPLELLGVDACLQVLTCILLEHKVVLQSRDYNALSMSVMAFVAMIYPLEYMFPVIPLLPTCMASAEQLLLAPTPYIIGVPASFFLYKLDFKMPDDVWLVDLDSSRVIAPTNAEVLPILPEPESLELKKHLKQALASMSLNTQPILNLEKFHEGQEIPLLLGRPSNDLQSTPSTEFNPLIYGNDVDSVDVATRVAMVRFFNSPNVLQGFQMHTRTLRLFPRPVVAFQAGSFLASRPRQTPFAEKLARTQAVEYFGEWILNPTNYAFQRIHNNTFDPALIGDKPKWYTHQLQPVHYRVYDSSSHLAEALSVPPEHDSDSDPTDDSGSDSMDYDDSSSSYSSLGDFVSEMMKCDINGDTPNVDPLTYAALGDASEVAIDELQSQKEAGEPGPDGENSQENLPLRSSSSTTASSSPSTVIHGASSEPADSMEMDDKAAVGVSKSLPSVPPGIGKANVDRRQTETGEGAQKLLRPNSLKLASDSDAESDSRASSPTSTVSNNSTEGFGGIMSFASSLYRNHSTSFSLSNLTLPTKGAREKTTPFPSLKVFGLNTLMEIVTEAGPGSGEGNRRALVDQKSSVIKHSPTVKREPPSPQGRSSNSSENQQFLKEVVHSVLDGQGVGWLNTKKVRRLLESEQLRVFVLSKLNRTVQSEDEARQDIIPDVEISRKVYKGMLDLLKCTVLSLEQSYTHAGLGGMASIFALLEIAQTHYYSKEPDKRKRSPTESVYTPIGKDPGLAGRGDPKAMAQLRVPQLGPRAASASGRSPKELDTRSLKEENFVASIGPEVTKPTFDLGETEEKKSQVSADSGVSLTSGPQRTDPDSVIGVSPAVMIRSSSQDSEVSNSSGETLGADSDLSSNAGDGPGGEGSTHLAGSRGALSDSEIETNSATSALFGKAHSLKPSVKEKLVGSPVRFSEDVSQRVYLYEGLLGRDKGSMWDQLEDAAMETFSISKERSTLWDQMQFWEDAFLDAVMLEREGMGMDQGPQEMIDRYLSLGEHDRKRLEDDEDRLLATLLHNLISYMLLMKVNKNDIRKKVRRLMGKSHIGLVYSQQINEVLDQLANLNGRDLSIRSSGSRHMKKQTFVVHAGTDTNGDIFFMEVCDDCVVLRSNIGTVYERWWYEKLINMTYCPKTKVLCLWRRNGSETQLNKFYTKKCRELYYCVKDSMERAAARQQSIKPGPELGGEFPVQDMKTGEGGLLQVTLEGINLKFMHNQVFIELNHIKKCNTVRGVFVLEEFVPEIKEVVSHTYKTPMAHEICYSVLCLFSYVAAVRSSEEDLRTPPRPVSS from the exons ATGGTGCAAAAGAAGAAGTCCTGTCCTCGGTTACTTGACTACCTAGTGATCGTAGGGGCCAG GCACCCGAGCAGTGATAGCGTggcccagactccagaactgctACGGCGATACCCGTTAGAGGATCACGCCGAGTTTCCCCTGCCCCCGGATGTCGTGTTCTTCTGCCAGCCGGAGGGCTGCCTGAGTGTGCGACAACGGCGCATGAGCCTGCGCGAGGACACCTCTTTTGTCTTCACTCTCACCGACAAGGACACCGGAGTCACGCGTTATGGCATCTGTGTTAACTTCTACCGCTCCTTCCAAAAGCGCATGCCTAAGGAAAAGGGGGAGGCCGGGGCAGGGTCCCGTGGGAAGGAAGGACCCCATGCCACCTGCATCTCAGAAGAGGTTGGCACCGAGAGCTCGGAGAGTGGCCCGTCCCTGCAGCCTCCCCGTGCCGACTCTACCCCGGATGTGAACCAGTCTCCTCGGGGCAAACGCCGGGCCAAGGCGGAGAGCCGTTCCCGCAACAGCACTCTGACGTCCCTGTGTGTGCTCAGCCATTACCCCTTCTTCTCCACCTTCCGAGAGTGTCTGTACACCCTCAAACGTCTGGTGGACTGCTGTAGTGAGCGACTGCTGGGCAAGAAACTGGGCATCCCTCGAGGCATACAAAG GGACACCATGTGGCGCATCTTTACTGGATCGCTGTTAGTGGAGGAGAAGTCCAGTGCCCTTCTGCACGACCTTCGAGAGATTGAGGCCTGGATCTATCGATTGCTGCACTCCCCAGTACCCGTCTCAGGGCAGAAGCGAGTGGACATTGAGGTCCTGCCCCAGGAGCTCCAGCAAGCTCTGACCTTTGCTCTTCCAGACCCCTCTCGATTCACCCTAGTGGATTTCCCACTGCACCTTCCCTTGGAACTTCTGGGTGTGGATGCCTGTCTTCAGGTGCTAACCTGCATCCTGTTAGAGCACAAG GTGGTGCTGCAGTCCCGAGACTACAATGCACTCTCCATGTCTGTGATGGCATTTGTGGCAATGATTTATCCCTTGGAGTATATGTTTCCTGTTATCCCACTGCTGCCCACCTGCATGGCGTCCGCAGAACAG CTGTTGTTGGCTCCAACACCGTACATCATCGGGGTCCCTGCCAGCTTCTTCCTCTACAAACTGGACTTCAAAATGCCTGATGATGTATGGCTAGTGGATCTGGACAGCAGTAGG GTGATTGCCCCCACCAATGCAGAAGTGCTACCTATCCTTCCAGAACCAGAATCATTAGAGttgaaaaaacatttaaaacag GCCCTCGCCAGCATGAGTCTCAACACCCAGCCCATCCTCAATCTGGAGAAATTCCACGAAGGCCAGGAGATCCCTCTTCTCTTGGGAAGGCCTTCTAATGACCTGCAGTCTACACCGTCCACTGAATTCAACCCACTCATCTATGGCAACGATGTGGATTCTGTGGATGTCGCAACCAG AGTGGCCATGGTCCGTTTCTTCAACTCCCCCAACGTGCTGCAGGGCTTTCAGATGCACACACGTACCCTGCGTCTCTTCCCCCGGCCCGTGGTAGCTTTCCAAGCTGGCTCCTTTCTAGCCTCACGTCCCCGGCAGACTCCTTTTGCTGAGAAACTGGCCAGGACTCAGGCTGTGGAGTACTTTGGAGAATGGATCCTCAACCCCACCAACTATGCCTTTCAGCGGATTCACAACA ACACGTTCGATCCAGCCCTGATAGGCGACAAGCCGAAGTGGTACACCCACCAGCTGCAGCCTGTCCACTATCGAGTGTATGACAGCAGTTCCCATCTGGCCGAGGCGCTGAGCGTGCCGCCGGAGCACGactctgactctgaccctactGATGACAG CGGCAGTGATAGTATGGATTATGATGACTCAAGCTCTTCTTACTCTTCCCTTGGTGACTTTGTCAGTGAGATGATGAAATGTGACATCAATGGTGATACTCCTA ACGTGGATCCTCTGACATACGCGGCACTGGGGGATGCCAGTGAGGTAGCTATTGATGAGCTGCAGAGCCAGAAGGAAGCAGGGGAACCTGGCCCAGACGGCGAGAACTCTCAGGAAAACCTCCCTCTGCGTTCCAGCTCCAGCACCACcgccagcagtagccccagcacCGTTATCCATGGAGCCAGTTCT GAACCTGCCGACTCAATGGAGATGGATGATAAGGCAGCAGTAGGCGTCTCCAAGTCCCTCCCCAGCGTGCCTCCCGGCATTGGCAAAGCGAACGTGGACAGGCGTCAGACAGAAACTGGAGAGGG GGCTCAAAAGCTGCTGCGGCCCAACAGCTTGAAGCTGGCAAGTGACTCAGATGCAGAGTCAGACTCTCGAGCGAGCTCGCCCACCTCCACCGTCTCCAACAACAGCACTGAGGGCTTCGGGGGCATCATGTCTTTTGCCA GCAGCCTGTATCGGAACCACAGTACGAGCTTCAGTCTTTCAAATCTCACACTGCCTACCAAAGGAGCGCGAGAGAAAACCACGCCCTTCCCCAGTCTGAAAG TATTTGGGCTAAATACTCTAATGGAGATTGTTACTGAAGCCGGCCCCGGGAGTGGTGAAG GAAACAGGAGGGCCTTGGTGGACCAGAAGTCATCGGTCATTAAACACAGCCCAACAGTGAAAAGAGAGCCTCCATCACCTCAGGGCCGATCCAGCAATTCTAg TGAGAACCAGCAGTTCCTGAAGGAGGTGGTGCACAGCGTGCTGGACGGCCAGGGGGTTGGCTGGCTCAACACGAAGAAGGTGCGACGGCTGCTGGAGAGCGAGCAGCTGAGAGTCTTTGTCCTGAGCAAGCTGAACCGCACGGTGCAGTCAGAGGACGAGGCCCGGCAGGACATCATCCCAGATGTG GAGATCAGTCGGAAGGTGTACAAGGGCATGTTAGACCTGCTCAAGTGCACGGTCCTCAGTCTGGAGCAGTCCTACACCCACGCAGGTCTGGGTGGCATGGCCAGCATCTTTGCACTTCTGGAGATCGCCCAGACCCACTACTATAGTAAAG AACCAGATAAGCGGAAGAGAAGTCCAACAGAGAGTGTATATACACCAATTGGCAAGGATCCTGGCCTGGCTGGGCGGGGGGACCCAAAGGCCATGGCACAGCTGAGAGTCCCCCAGCTGGGACCTCGGGCAGCAAGTGCCTCGGGAAGGAGTCCCAAGGAACTGGACACCAGAAGTCTAAAGGAGGAGAACTTTGTAGCATCTATCG GGCCTGAAGTAACCAAACCCACCTTTGACCTTGGTGAGACAGAGGAGAAGAAGTCCCAAGTCAGCGCAGACAGTGGTGTGAGCCTGACATCTGGTCCCCAG AGGACTGATCCAGATTCTGTCATTGGTGTGAGTCCAGCCGTTATGATCCGAAGCTCAAGTCAGGACTCTGAA gtGAGTAATAGCTCTGGAGAGACCCTTGGAGCAGACAGTGACCTGAGCAGCAATGCAGGTGATGGACCAGGCGGTGAGGGCAGCACCCACTTGGCGGGCTCTAGAGGCGCGTTGTCTGATAGTGAAATTGAAACCAACTCTGCCACCAGTGCTCTCTTT GGTAAAGCCCACAGCTTGAAGCCAAGTGTAAAGGAGAAGCTGGTGGGCAGCCCAGTTCGCTTTTCTGAAGATGTAAGCCAGCGAGTCTATCTCTACGAGGGACTCCTAG GAAGGGACAAAGGATCGATGTGGGACCAGTTAGAGGATGCTGCCATGGAGACCTTTTCTATAA GCAAAGAGCGTTCTACTTTATGGGACCAAATGCAGTTCTGGGAAGATGCGTTCTTAGATGCTGTGATGTTGGAGAGAGAAGGGATGGGTATGGACCAGGGTCCCCAGGAAATGATAGACAG GTACCTGTCCCTAGGAGAACATGACCGGAAGCGCCTAGAGGATGATGAGGATCGTTTGCTGGCCACGCTCCTGCACAACCTCATCTCCTACATGCTGCTGATGAAG GTAAATAAGAATGATATCCGGAAGAAGGTGAGGCGCCTGATGGGAAAGTCGCATATTGGGCTTGTGTACAGCCAGCAAATCAACGAAGTGCTTGACCAGCTGGCAAACCTG AACGGACGAGATCTCTCTATCCGGTCCAGTGGCAGCCGGCACATGAAGAAGCAGACATTTGTGGTACATGCGGGGACAGACACAAATGGAGATATCTTTTTCATGGAG GTGTGTGACGACTGCGTAGTGCTGCGTAGTAACATTGGGACCGTGTACGAGCGCTGGTGGTACGAGAAGCTCATCAACATGACCTACTGTCCCAAGACCAAGGTGCTATGCTTGTGGCGTAGAAACGGCTCTGAGACCCAGCTCAACAAATTCTATACTAAGAAG TGTCGGGAGCTGTACTACTGCGTGAAGGACAGCATGGAGCGTGCCGCCGCCCGACAGCAGAGCATCAAACCCG GGCCAGAGCTGGGCGGCGAGTTCCCTGTGCAGGACATGAAGACTGGCGAGGGTGGCTTGCTGCAGGTCACCCTAGAAGGGATCAACCTCAAGTTCATGCACAACCAG GTTTTCATAGAGCTGAATCACATTAAAAAGTGCAATACAGTTCGAGGCGTCTTTGTCCTGGAGGAATTTG TTCCTGAAATTAAAGAAGTGGTGAGCCACACGTACAAGACACCAATG GCCCACGAGATCTGCTACTCTGTGTTGTGTCTCTTCTCATACGTGGCTGCTGTTCGTAGCAGTGAGGAAGATCTCAGAACCCCACCCCGGCCCGTCTCTAGCTGA
- the MADD gene encoding MAP kinase-activating death domain protein isoform X25, whose product MVQKKKSCPRLLDYLVIVGARHPSSDSVAQTPELLRRYPLEDHAEFPLPPDVVFFCQPEGCLSVRQRRMSLREDTSFVFTLTDKDTGVTRYGICVNFYRSFQKRMPKEKGEAGAGSRGKEGPHATCISEEVGTESSESGPSLQPPRADSTPDVNQSPRGKRRAKAESRSRNSTLTSLCVLSHYPFFSTFRECLYTLKRLVDCCSERLLGKKLGIPRGIQRDTMWRIFTGSLLVEEKSSALLHDLREIEAWIYRLLHSPVPVSGQKRVDIEVLPQELQQALTFALPDPSRFTLVDFPLHLPLELLGVDACLQVLTCILLEHKVVLQSRDYNALSMSVMAFVAMIYPLEYMFPVIPLLPTCMASAEQLLLAPTPYIIGVPASFFLYKLDFKMPDDVWLVDLDSSRVIAPTNAEVLPILPEPESLELKKHLKQALASMSLNTQPILNLEKFHEGQEIPLLLGRPSNDLQSTPSTEFNPLIYGNDVDSVDVATRVAMVRFFNSPNVLQGFQMHTRTLRLFPRPVVAFQAGSFLASRPRQTPFAEKLARTQAVEYFGEWILNPTNYAFQRIHNNTFDPALIGDKPKWYTHQLQPVHYRVYDSSSHLAEALSVPPEHDSDSDPTDDSGSDSMDYDDSSSSYSSLGDFVSEMMKCDINGDTPNVDPLTYAALGDASEVAIDELQSQKEAGEPGPDGENSQENLPLRSSSSTTASSSPSTVIHGASSEPADSMEMDDKAAVGVSKSLPSVPPGIGKANVDRRQTETGEGAQKLLRPNSLKLASDSDAESDSRASSPTSTVSNNSTEGFGGIMSFASSLYRNHSTSFSLSNLTLPTKGAREKTTPFPSLKVFGLNTLMEIVTEAGPGSGEGNRRALVDQKSSVIKHSPTVKREPPSPQGRSSNSSENQQFLKEVVHSVLDGQGVGWLNTKKVRRLLESEQLRVFVLSKLNRTVQSEDEARQDIIPDVEISRKVYKGMLDLLKCTVLSLEQSYTHAGLGGMASIFALLEIAQTHYYSKEPDKRKRSPTESVYTPIGKDPGLAGRGDPKAMAQLRVPQLGPRAASASGRSPKELDTRSLKEENFVASIGPEVTKPTFDLGETEEKKSQVSADSGVSLTSGPQRTDPDSVIGVSPAVMIRSSSQDSEVSTVVSNSSGETLGADSDLSSNAGDGPGGEGSTHLAGSRGALSDSEIETNSATSALFGKAHSLKPSVKEKLVGSPVRFSEDVSQRVYLYEGLLGKERSTLWDQMQFWEDAFLDAVMLEREGMGMDQGPQEMIDRYLSLGEHDRKRLEDDEDRLLATLLHNLISYMLLMKVNKNDIRKKVRRLMGKSHIGLVYSQQINEVLDQLANLNGRDLSIRSSGSRHMKKQTFVVHAGTDTNGDIFFMEVCDDCVVLRSNIGTVYERWWYEKLINMTYCPKTKVLCLWRRNGSETQLNKFYTKKCRELYYCVKDSMERAAARQQSIKPGPELGGEFPVQDMKTGEGGLLQVTLEGINLKFMHNQVFIELNHIKKCNTVRGVFVLEEFVPEIKEVVSHTYKTPMAHEICYSVLCLFSYVAAVRSSEEDLRTPPRPVSS is encoded by the exons ATGGTGCAAAAGAAGAAGTCCTGTCCTCGGTTACTTGACTACCTAGTGATCGTAGGGGCCAG GCACCCGAGCAGTGATAGCGTggcccagactccagaactgctACGGCGATACCCGTTAGAGGATCACGCCGAGTTTCCCCTGCCCCCGGATGTCGTGTTCTTCTGCCAGCCGGAGGGCTGCCTGAGTGTGCGACAACGGCGCATGAGCCTGCGCGAGGACACCTCTTTTGTCTTCACTCTCACCGACAAGGACACCGGAGTCACGCGTTATGGCATCTGTGTTAACTTCTACCGCTCCTTCCAAAAGCGCATGCCTAAGGAAAAGGGGGAGGCCGGGGCAGGGTCCCGTGGGAAGGAAGGACCCCATGCCACCTGCATCTCAGAAGAGGTTGGCACCGAGAGCTCGGAGAGTGGCCCGTCCCTGCAGCCTCCCCGTGCCGACTCTACCCCGGATGTGAACCAGTCTCCTCGGGGCAAACGCCGGGCCAAGGCGGAGAGCCGTTCCCGCAACAGCACTCTGACGTCCCTGTGTGTGCTCAGCCATTACCCCTTCTTCTCCACCTTCCGAGAGTGTCTGTACACCCTCAAACGTCTGGTGGACTGCTGTAGTGAGCGACTGCTGGGCAAGAAACTGGGCATCCCTCGAGGCATACAAAG GGACACCATGTGGCGCATCTTTACTGGATCGCTGTTAGTGGAGGAGAAGTCCAGTGCCCTTCTGCACGACCTTCGAGAGATTGAGGCCTGGATCTATCGATTGCTGCACTCCCCAGTACCCGTCTCAGGGCAGAAGCGAGTGGACATTGAGGTCCTGCCCCAGGAGCTCCAGCAAGCTCTGACCTTTGCTCTTCCAGACCCCTCTCGATTCACCCTAGTGGATTTCCCACTGCACCTTCCCTTGGAACTTCTGGGTGTGGATGCCTGTCTTCAGGTGCTAACCTGCATCCTGTTAGAGCACAAG GTGGTGCTGCAGTCCCGAGACTACAATGCACTCTCCATGTCTGTGATGGCATTTGTGGCAATGATTTATCCCTTGGAGTATATGTTTCCTGTTATCCCACTGCTGCCCACCTGCATGGCGTCCGCAGAACAG CTGTTGTTGGCTCCAACACCGTACATCATCGGGGTCCCTGCCAGCTTCTTCCTCTACAAACTGGACTTCAAAATGCCTGATGATGTATGGCTAGTGGATCTGGACAGCAGTAGG GTGATTGCCCCCACCAATGCAGAAGTGCTACCTATCCTTCCAGAACCAGAATCATTAGAGttgaaaaaacatttaaaacag GCCCTCGCCAGCATGAGTCTCAACACCCAGCCCATCCTCAATCTGGAGAAATTCCACGAAGGCCAGGAGATCCCTCTTCTCTTGGGAAGGCCTTCTAATGACCTGCAGTCTACACCGTCCACTGAATTCAACCCACTCATCTATGGCAACGATGTGGATTCTGTGGATGTCGCAACCAG AGTGGCCATGGTCCGTTTCTTCAACTCCCCCAACGTGCTGCAGGGCTTTCAGATGCACACACGTACCCTGCGTCTCTTCCCCCGGCCCGTGGTAGCTTTCCAAGCTGGCTCCTTTCTAGCCTCACGTCCCCGGCAGACTCCTTTTGCTGAGAAACTGGCCAGGACTCAGGCTGTGGAGTACTTTGGAGAATGGATCCTCAACCCCACCAACTATGCCTTTCAGCGGATTCACAACA ACACGTTCGATCCAGCCCTGATAGGCGACAAGCCGAAGTGGTACACCCACCAGCTGCAGCCTGTCCACTATCGAGTGTATGACAGCAGTTCCCATCTGGCCGAGGCGCTGAGCGTGCCGCCGGAGCACGactctgactctgaccctactGATGACAG CGGCAGTGATAGTATGGATTATGATGACTCAAGCTCTTCTTACTCTTCCCTTGGTGACTTTGTCAGTGAGATGATGAAATGTGACATCAATGGTGATACTCCTA ACGTGGATCCTCTGACATACGCGGCACTGGGGGATGCCAGTGAGGTAGCTATTGATGAGCTGCAGAGCCAGAAGGAAGCAGGGGAACCTGGCCCAGACGGCGAGAACTCTCAGGAAAACCTCCCTCTGCGTTCCAGCTCCAGCACCACcgccagcagtagccccagcacCGTTATCCATGGAGCCAGTTCT GAACCTGCCGACTCAATGGAGATGGATGATAAGGCAGCAGTAGGCGTCTCCAAGTCCCTCCCCAGCGTGCCTCCCGGCATTGGCAAAGCGAACGTGGACAGGCGTCAGACAGAAACTGGAGAGGG GGCTCAAAAGCTGCTGCGGCCCAACAGCTTGAAGCTGGCAAGTGACTCAGATGCAGAGTCAGACTCTCGAGCGAGCTCGCCCACCTCCACCGTCTCCAACAACAGCACTGAGGGCTTCGGGGGCATCATGTCTTTTGCCA GCAGCCTGTATCGGAACCACAGTACGAGCTTCAGTCTTTCAAATCTCACACTGCCTACCAAAGGAGCGCGAGAGAAAACCACGCCCTTCCCCAGTCTGAAAG TATTTGGGCTAAATACTCTAATGGAGATTGTTACTGAAGCCGGCCCCGGGAGTGGTGAAG GAAACAGGAGGGCCTTGGTGGACCAGAAGTCATCGGTCATTAAACACAGCCCAACAGTGAAAAGAGAGCCTCCATCACCTCAGGGCCGATCCAGCAATTCTAg TGAGAACCAGCAGTTCCTGAAGGAGGTGGTGCACAGCGTGCTGGACGGCCAGGGGGTTGGCTGGCTCAACACGAAGAAGGTGCGACGGCTGCTGGAGAGCGAGCAGCTGAGAGTCTTTGTCCTGAGCAAGCTGAACCGCACGGTGCAGTCAGAGGACGAGGCCCGGCAGGACATCATCCCAGATGTG GAGATCAGTCGGAAGGTGTACAAGGGCATGTTAGACCTGCTCAAGTGCACGGTCCTCAGTCTGGAGCAGTCCTACACCCACGCAGGTCTGGGTGGCATGGCCAGCATCTTTGCACTTCTGGAGATCGCCCAGACCCACTACTATAGTAAAG AACCAGATAAGCGGAAGAGAAGTCCAACAGAGAGTGTATATACACCAATTGGCAAGGATCCTGGCCTGGCTGGGCGGGGGGACCCAAAGGCCATGGCACAGCTGAGAGTCCCCCAGCTGGGACCTCGGGCAGCAAGTGCCTCGGGAAGGAGTCCCAAGGAACTGGACACCAGAAGTCTAAAGGAGGAGAACTTTGTAGCATCTATCG GGCCTGAAGTAACCAAACCCACCTTTGACCTTGGTGAGACAGAGGAGAAGAAGTCCCAAGTCAGCGCAGACAGTGGTGTGAGCCTGACATCTGGTCCCCAG AGGACTGATCCAGATTCTGTCATTGGTGTGAGTCCAGCCGTTATGATCCGAAGCTCAAGTCAGGACTCTGAAGTTAGCACCGTG gtGAGTAATAGCTCTGGAGAGACCCTTGGAGCAGACAGTGACCTGAGCAGCAATGCAGGTGATGGACCAGGCGGTGAGGGCAGCACCCACTTGGCGGGCTCTAGAGGCGCGTTGTCTGATAGTGAAATTGAAACCAACTCTGCCACCAGTGCTCTCTTT GGTAAAGCCCACAGCTTGAAGCCAAGTGTAAAGGAGAAGCTGGTGGGCAGCCCAGTTCGCTTTTCTGAAGATGTAAGCCAGCGAGTCTATCTCTACGAGGGACTCCTAG GCAAAGAGCGTTCTACTTTATGGGACCAAATGCAGTTCTGGGAAGATGCGTTCTTAGATGCTGTGATGTTGGAGAGAGAAGGGATGGGTATGGACCAGGGTCCCCAGGAAATGATAGACAG GTACCTGTCCCTAGGAGAACATGACCGGAAGCGCCTAGAGGATGATGAGGATCGTTTGCTGGCCACGCTCCTGCACAACCTCATCTCCTACATGCTGCTGATGAAG GTAAATAAGAATGATATCCGGAAGAAGGTGAGGCGCCTGATGGGAAAGTCGCATATTGGGCTTGTGTACAGCCAGCAAATCAACGAAGTGCTTGACCAGCTGGCAAACCTG AACGGACGAGATCTCTCTATCCGGTCCAGTGGCAGCCGGCACATGAAGAAGCAGACATTTGTGGTACATGCGGGGACAGACACAAATGGAGATATCTTTTTCATGGAG GTGTGTGACGACTGCGTAGTGCTGCGTAGTAACATTGGGACCGTGTACGAGCGCTGGTGGTACGAGAAGCTCATCAACATGACCTACTGTCCCAAGACCAAGGTGCTATGCTTGTGGCGTAGAAACGGCTCTGAGACCCAGCTCAACAAATTCTATACTAAGAAG TGTCGGGAGCTGTACTACTGCGTGAAGGACAGCATGGAGCGTGCCGCCGCCCGACAGCAGAGCATCAAACCCG GGCCAGAGCTGGGCGGCGAGTTCCCTGTGCAGGACATGAAGACTGGCGAGGGTGGCTTGCTGCAGGTCACCCTAGAAGGGATCAACCTCAAGTTCATGCACAACCAG GTTTTCATAGAGCTGAATCACATTAAAAAGTGCAATACAGTTCGAGGCGTCTTTGTCCTGGAGGAATTTG TTCCTGAAATTAAAGAAGTGGTGAGCCACACGTACAAGACACCAATG GCCCACGAGATCTGCTACTCTGTGTTGTGTCTCTTCTCATACGTGGCTGCTGTTCGTAGCAGTGAGGAAGATCTCAGAACCCCACCCCGGCCCGTCTCTAGCTGA